The following are encoded together in the Proteiniphilum saccharofermentans genome:
- a CDS encoding tetratricopeptide repeat protein — MKRTILLITILIAAAPLFLSYGQNAKAEELIQEGVELHDEGKFKEAIDKYNEALTLDPKSVQAIYELSLSYLALQDYQNASKYSTQVVNSGNKQLSPGAYAVKSEALAGMNKVDEAIALLQEGLIKNGDGFVLHYNLALNYYKKGDNDKTLEHVKRAIDLDKSHSGAFLLNAYALNDSGLWVQSILSFQMFLLLEPDSKRSKGAFEEMLAIMRIKTNEAPVQRSFIQQQMMRNKPDTIPQADKIPPLSIEEGLNRNFVYHAITSTLDSLKNSSEEKDDFILFKTVNKEIMNVLTRESKGAKEGVFWTFYTPFFSHIADSEYYDTFCRYISVSYFPESLEWWQQNPGEAIDFVIWFEKGDEE, encoded by the coding sequence ATGAAAAGAACTATATTATTGATTACTATATTGATTGCCGCCGCCCCGTTGTTTCTTTCATACGGGCAGAATGCCAAAGCGGAGGAGTTGATCCAGGAAGGCGTTGAACTGCATGATGAAGGTAAATTCAAAGAAGCTATCGATAAATATAATGAGGCGCTTACGCTCGATCCCAAATCAGTACAGGCAATTTACGAGTTATCACTATCCTATCTGGCATTACAGGATTATCAAAATGCATCAAAATATAGTACCCAGGTAGTCAATTCCGGCAACAAACAATTATCTCCGGGTGCCTATGCGGTAAAAAGCGAGGCGCTGGCAGGAATGAATAAGGTAGATGAAGCCATAGCACTACTTCAGGAAGGCCTGATAAAAAATGGGGATGGATTCGTGTTGCATTATAACTTAGCGCTCAATTATTATAAAAAAGGAGATAACGACAAAACATTGGAACATGTAAAAAGAGCTATCGACCTGGATAAATCTCATAGCGGTGCTTTTTTATTGAATGCTTATGCACTTAACGATAGCGGATTATGGGTGCAAAGTATCCTATCGTTCCAGATGTTCCTTCTCCTGGAGCCCGACAGCAAACGGTCGAAGGGCGCCTTCGAGGAAATGTTGGCCATCATGCGTATCAAAACAAATGAAGCGCCTGTACAAAGATCATTCATCCAGCAACAGATGATGCGCAACAAACCCGATACCATACCACAGGCCGATAAAATTCCGCCTTTAAGCATTGAAGAAGGGTTGAATCGCAATTTCGTATACCATGCTATTACCTCTACACTCGATTCCCTGAAAAACTCATCAGAAGAAAAAGATGACTTCATCCTTTTCAAAACTGTCAACAAAGAGATTATGAATGTACTCACCCGGGAGAGCAAAGGTGCTAAAGAAGGCGTTTTCTGGACTTTTTATACTCCCTTCTTCTCTCATATTGCAGACTCTGAATATTACGACACTTTCTGCCGTTATATCAGTGTATCCTATTTTCCTGAATCTTTGGAATGGTGGCAACAAAATCCCGGGGAAGCGATCGATTTTGTAATATGGTTTGAAAAAGGAGATGAGGAGTAA
- the prmA gene encoding 50S ribosomal protein L11 methyltransferase produces MQYIQVQFSCEPNTEVLTDVLSAQLGEIGFESFVRTETGLDAYIPLSGLSLGKVDLLLSEFPLEAEITYSCLEMEDKNWNEEWEKNYFQPVVIDDMLCIHSSFHKIGGEFKYSILIDPKMSFGTGHHQTTELMMRELLEMELQGKSLLDMGCGTAVLAILASMRGASPITAIDIDEWAYHNAMENTRLNGIDNIRLFQGGAELLGDETYDVILANINRNILLQDIAAYRQVLNRNGMLVMSGFYKEDIPAIRAAAEGQGLTYGHFSEIDQWVAVAFCYQ; encoded by the coding sequence ATGCAGTATATACAGGTACAATTCAGTTGTGAGCCCAATACGGAGGTGTTAACAGATGTCCTCTCGGCCCAGTTGGGAGAAATAGGGTTCGAATCGTTTGTCCGGACAGAAACGGGGTTGGATGCATATATTCCTTTATCCGGTTTATCGCTTGGTAAAGTGGACCTACTTCTTTCTGAATTTCCGCTGGAAGCGGAGATCACTTATTCCTGCCTTGAAATGGAAGATAAGAACTGGAACGAAGAGTGGGAGAAAAACTACTTCCAGCCGGTGGTTATTGATGATATGCTGTGTATACACAGTTCATTTCATAAGATAGGCGGTGAGTTCAAATACAGTATATTGATTGATCCCAAAATGTCGTTCGGCACAGGGCATCACCAGACCACGGAATTGATGATGAGGGAGTTGTTGGAAATGGAACTGCAAGGCAAGTCCCTTCTCGATATGGGGTGCGGTACCGCTGTCCTGGCTATCCTGGCATCCATGAGGGGCGCTTCCCCTATAACCGCCATCGATATAGATGAATGGGCATATCATAATGCGATGGAGAACACGCGGCTGAATGGTATCGACAATATCCGCTTGTTTCAGGGCGGGGCGGAATTGCTCGGCGATGAAACATATGATGTGATACTGGCCAATATTAACCGGAATATTCTCCTGCAGGATATAGCGGCATACAGGCAGGTTTTGAATAGAAACGGAATGCTTGTGATGAGCGGTTTTTATAAGGAAGATATTCCTGCCATACGTGCTGCTGCCGAAGGCCAGGGATTAACTTACGGACACTTTTCCGAAATAGATCAATGGGTGGCTGTTGCATTTTGTTATCAATAA
- a CDS encoding ISL3 family transposase — translation MSLTKSQSRTAKLLSLSHSQVSRIMHRSVSRGLERRDKSDIYPHLSIDEKATKKGHHYLSILSDERAGVVIEVVSGRTKKSVDDLCVKLSQKQRKSVKTVCTDMWDAYIYGANKYFKEAKLCHDNFHLVGYLNKAVDKVRKREVKTNDALKKSKYLFLKDKMNFTNKQYIAFEAISNANYEVSRAWRVKENFRDIAFRQNRLDALAIYSFWRLDAQRANIKEMNEVVEMFDRHQNGIVNAIETGASNARAERLNSSIQEIKTIARGYRNDDNFRVAILFFHGNLDMYP, via the coding sequence TTGTCTCTGACAAAAAGTCAAAGCCGCACAGCTAAACTTTTGTCATTGAGCCACTCACAAGTAAGCCGGATAATGCACCGCAGCGTATCTCGAGGGCTGGAACGTCGAGACAAAAGCGACATTTATCCACACCTGAGCATTGACGAGAAAGCAACCAAAAAAGGACATCACTATTTAAGCATCTTATCCGATGAGCGCGCCGGAGTAGTTATTGAGGTTGTATCGGGACGAACCAAAAAAAGCGTAGATGATTTATGCGTAAAACTTTCTCAAAAGCAGCGCAAATCCGTCAAGACCGTATGCACGGATATGTGGGATGCTTATATCTATGGCGCAAATAAGTATTTTAAGGAAGCTAAACTCTGTCATGACAACTTCCATTTGGTGGGCTATTTGAATAAAGCGGTAGATAAAGTTCGCAAGAGAGAAGTTAAAACAAACGATGCCTTAAAGAAGAGCAAGTATCTGTTTTTGAAGGATAAAATGAACTTTACCAATAAACAGTATATTGCTTTCGAGGCTATATCAAATGCCAATTATGAGGTTTCGAGAGCTTGGAGAGTAAAGGAAAATTTTAGAGACATCGCATTTCGCCAAAACCGGCTGGATGCCCTTGCCATATATTCCTTTTGGCGGCTGGATGCCCAAAGGGCGAATATTAAAGAAATGAATGAGGTAGTCGAGATGTTTGACAGACATCAAAACGGCATTGTAAACGCAATAGAAACAGGTGCCTCAAATGCAAGAGCAGAAAGGTTAAACAGTTCAATACAAGAGATAAAAACAATTGCCAGAGGATATAGAAATGATGATAATTTTAGAGTAGCAATTTTGTTTTTCCATGGAAATCTTGATATGTATCCATAA
- a CDS encoding transposase family protein, whose translation MTTSDILERILLPINDLWCVDNVQINEEEKSVYVHLSYKFDFVEIDGRDYPIYDYRHERNWRHLDLWQYKTYLTARIPRYKIGGEIRSVDVSWADTGERLTTLLEKKR comes from the coding sequence ATGACAACAAGCGATATATTAGAAAGAATCTTACTGCCTATCAATGATTTATGGTGTGTAGACAATGTTCAAATAAATGAAGAAGAAAAATCTGTTTATGTTCACCTATCATATAAGTTTGATTTTGTAGAAATTGACGGAAGAGATTACCCCATTTACGATTATCGTCATGAGCGTAATTGGCGTCATTTGGATTTATGGCAATACAAGACCTATTTAACTGCACGTATTCCGCGCTATAAAATAGGCGGTGAAATCCGTTCCGTTGACGTTAGCTGGGCAGATACAGGTGAACGTCTGACGACTTTACTTGAAAAAAAACGATAG
- a CDS encoding putative transporter, which yields MEWLIELITGTSIAHSILVMALVISIGLLLGKVKIFGISLGTTWILFFGIFLGHIGLQVDENILHFLKEFGLILFIYSIGMQVGPSFFSSFKQGGITLNILASGVVLLGVLVTYIIHLVTGLPIATMVGILSGAVTNTPGLGAAQQTYTDVMGTTDPTIATAYAVAYPLGVVGIILSIVLFRYIFKVNFAKENSTLDGNDASKMTEAHMYSLQVMNPSIFGKNIREVKRLIDKEFVISRVLYAKTGVLDVPQTKTILEENDKILVVSNLKNIDVIEAFIGQRIDMDRSEWNKLDSQLVSRRISITKPAINGRSIGSLKLRNLFGINITRVNRAGVDLIADSRLQLQLGDRVTVVGSEESIANVEKFLGNSLKRLREPNLISIFIGIALGVLLGSIPFMIPGIPQPVKLGLAGGPLIVAILISKFGPKYKLITYTTMSANLMLREIGIALFLACVGLGAGENFVETVVNGGYKWVGYGVIITVVPLLVIGTIGRKVYKLNYFTLMGLIAGSMTDPPALSYANATAGNDMPAVSYATVYPLTMFLRVITAQLLILLFL from the coding sequence ATGGAGTGGTTGATAGAATTAATTACCGGAACGAGTATAGCACATTCAATACTTGTGATGGCTTTGGTAATCTCGATAGGATTGCTATTGGGTAAGGTAAAGATTTTTGGAATTTCTCTCGGAACGACCTGGATACTCTTTTTCGGTATCTTTCTCGGGCATATAGGCCTGCAGGTCGATGAAAATATACTCCATTTCCTGAAAGAATTCGGATTGATCCTGTTTATATATTCTATCGGGATGCAGGTCGGCCCCAGCTTCTTTTCCTCATTCAAACAGGGAGGCATCACTCTTAATATACTGGCATCCGGCGTAGTGCTGCTGGGCGTATTGGTCACCTATATCATACATCTGGTAACCGGATTGCCTATTGCTACCATGGTAGGCATATTGTCGGGAGCTGTTACCAATACACCGGGACTCGGGGCAGCACAGCAGACCTATACCGATGTAATGGGAACTACCGATCCTACTATCGCTACAGCCTATGCGGTTGCTTATCCGTTAGGAGTGGTGGGGATCATTTTGAGTATCGTTCTTTTCAGATATATCTTCAAGGTGAATTTTGCCAAAGAGAACAGTACTTTAGATGGCAATGATGCTTCCAAGATGACGGAAGCGCATATGTACTCCCTGCAGGTGATGAATCCCTCTATCTTCGGAAAAAATATCCGTGAAGTGAAACGGTTAATTGACAAGGAATTTGTCATATCAAGGGTATTATATGCAAAAACCGGCGTGTTGGATGTCCCTCAAACAAAGACCATACTCGAAGAGAACGACAAAATACTGGTTGTTTCCAACCTGAAGAATATCGATGTGATTGAAGCGTTTATCGGACAACGTATCGACATGGACAGAAGTGAGTGGAATAAACTGGATTCACAACTGGTTTCACGCAGAATATCGATTACTAAACCTGCGATCAACGGACGTTCCATAGGCAGCCTGAAATTGCGGAATCTGTTCGGCATCAATATCACCCGGGTGAACCGTGCCGGGGTTGACCTGATTGCCGACTCCCGTCTTCAATTGCAACTGGGCGACCGCGTGACAGTCGTGGGCTCGGAAGAATCTATCGCCAATGTGGAGAAATTCCTTGGTAATTCATTGAAACGCCTCAGGGAGCCCAATCTCATCTCTATTTTTATAGGTATTGCATTGGGAGTACTCCTGGGAAGTATTCCATTTATGATCCCGGGTATTCCCCAGCCGGTAAAACTGGGACTGGCAGGCGGGCCGCTTATTGTGGCTATATTGATTAGTAAATTCGGGCCGAAGTACAAACTCATCACATACACAACCATGAGTGCCAACCTGATGCTGAGGGAGATAGGCATTGCGCTGTTCCTTGCCTGTGTAGGGCTCGGTGCCGGTGAGAATTTTGTCGAAACAGTCGTGAATGGAGGGTATAAATGGGTTGGTTATGGGGTTATTATTACCGTGGTACCCTTGCTGGTCATCGGTACCATCGGCCGAAAGGTCTATAAACTGAACTATTTCACCTTGATGGGATTAATTGCAGGTAGTATGACTGATCCTCCTGCATTGTCCTATGCAAATGCCACAGCAGGGAATGATATGCCTGCGGTGAGTTATGCAACTGTCTATCCGCTTACGATGTTCCTCAGGGTGATCACGGCTCAATTGCTGATCCTTCTCTTCCTCTGA
- a CDS encoding DUF3472 domain-containing protein, protein MKTKLPFLLCILIFVSQLSAQSVSKKEVRLSGNAYVTAHGAGAKIGRHGLEKWTDPKSEVKTYVYFSRPQTVRVTLNGTLDEGKSRIKVGIEHQGVHQKNQNIQLNAGEFSVELKPFRIVEPGYVTITLQGISKTGGDFGVIGSLTIENDDDRMVYVDDFADYWGRRGPSVHLSYTMPEDTIEWFYNEIMVPQHNDVIGSYYMANGFGEGYFGIQCNSENERRVLFSVWSPFETEDPKLIPDSMKIVMLKKGKDVYTGEFGNEGSGGQSFLRYPWKIANTYRFLTRVAPDNKGNTVYTSWFFAPEENQWRLIASFLRPKTDTYYKRAHSFLENFIPGQGYLTRMVYFGNQWFRAKSGEWIPGKKASFTYDATAKAGARIDYQGGYDPQSNRFFLKNCGFFHDSTEFQSRFHKTAGNQPPEIDFDGLP, encoded by the coding sequence ATGAAAACCAAATTACCCTTTTTACTTTGCATTCTGATATTTGTATCTCAATTATCGGCACAAAGCGTAAGTAAAAAAGAAGTACGACTGAGTGGAAATGCGTATGTCACGGCACATGGTGCCGGTGCAAAAATCGGCCGTCACGGGTTGGAAAAATGGACGGATCCGAAAAGTGAGGTGAAAACATATGTCTATTTCTCCAGACCGCAGACTGTACGGGTAACTCTTAATGGTACCCTCGACGAAGGAAAATCACGGATAAAAGTGGGGATAGAACATCAGGGCGTTCATCAAAAAAACCAAAACATTCAACTAAATGCCGGAGAGTTTAGCGTAGAGTTGAAGCCTTTCCGTATCGTCGAACCGGGGTATGTCACAATAACGTTACAGGGTATCTCTAAAACGGGAGGGGATTTTGGGGTAATTGGATCGCTAACCATTGAGAATGATGATGACAGGATGGTTTATGTGGATGATTTTGCCGACTATTGGGGGCGGAGAGGGCCCTCTGTACATCTTTCTTACACCATGCCGGAAGATACCATTGAATGGTTTTATAATGAAATAATGGTACCGCAGCACAATGATGTAATCGGGAGTTACTATATGGCAAACGGTTTTGGGGAAGGATATTTCGGGATACAATGCAATTCGGAGAACGAACGAAGAGTCCTCTTTTCTGTGTGGAGCCCGTTTGAAACGGAAGATCCGAAACTGATTCCCGACAGTATGAAAATTGTGATGCTCAAAAAAGGAAAGGACGTGTATACCGGGGAATTTGGCAATGAAGGGTCGGGTGGCCAGAGTTTCTTGCGTTATCCGTGGAAGATTGCGAACACTTATCGTTTTCTTACCCGTGTGGCGCCCGATAATAAAGGGAACACAGTGTATACCTCGTGGTTTTTCGCTCCCGAAGAGAACCAATGGCGACTTATCGCGTCGTTCCTTCGTCCGAAAACCGACACATATTATAAGCGGGCGCATTCTTTCCTTGAGAATTTTATTCCCGGGCAGGGGTATCTGACGCGAATGGTTTATTTCGGGAATCAGTGGTTTCGTGCCAAATCCGGGGAATGGATCCCGGGAAAGAAAGCATCATTCACCTACGATGCGACTGCGAAAGCAGGTGCCCGTATCGATTATCAGGGAGGGTATGATCCACAATCGAACCGGTTTTTCCTGAAAAACTGTGGATTTTTCCATGACTCTACCGAATTTCAATCCAGATTCCATAAAACGGCTGGTAATCAACCGCCGGAAATAGATTTTGACGGGCTTCCGTGA
- a CDS encoding sulfide/dihydroorotate dehydrogenase-like FAD/NAD-binding protein gives MNKIVSKEYLSDRVVKFEVEAPLIAKSRRAGHFVIVRVGKKGERVPYTIADADLKKGTITLVIQKVGKSSQKVCELNTGDYITDIVGPLGKATHIENFGTVVCAGGGVGIAPMLPIMKAMKETGNKVISVLGARTKELIILEEQVREHSDEVIIMTDDGSYGEKGLITNGVEKVILREKVDMCVTIGPAIMMKFVSELTKKYDVPTVASLNTIMVDGTGMCGACRVTVGGQTRFVCVDGPEFDAHQVDFNEMLMRLKAYDR, from the coding sequence ATGAACAAAATCGTTTCGAAAGAGTATTTATCCGACAGAGTGGTAAAGTTTGAGGTGGAAGCTCCACTTATCGCCAAAAGCCGCAGAGCAGGGCACTTCGTAATCGTACGCGTGGGAAAGAAAGGGGAACGTGTGCCTTACACCATTGCTGATGCTGATTTGAAAAAAGGGACAATCACCTTGGTCATTCAAAAGGTAGGGAAATCATCACAAAAAGTATGTGAACTCAACACAGGAGATTATATCACCGATATAGTAGGCCCATTGGGAAAGGCTACCCACATAGAGAACTTCGGAACGGTCGTATGTGCGGGAGGAGGTGTGGGTATCGCACCGATGCTGCCCATCATGAAAGCCATGAAAGAAACGGGAAACAAAGTGATTTCGGTACTCGGGGCGAGGACAAAGGAACTAATCATCCTCGAAGAGCAGGTACGAGAGCATTCCGACGAAGTGATAATCATGACCGACGACGGGTCTTATGGCGAGAAGGGATTGATTACCAACGGCGTGGAGAAAGTAATACTGCGAGAGAAAGTAGATATGTGCGTCACCATTGGCCCTGCTATCATGATGAAATTTGTGTCAGAATTGACAAAAAAGTATGATGTACCTACCGTAGCATCACTTAATACTATTATGGTTGACGGTACCGGGATGTGTGGAGCATGTCGTGTCACAGTGGGCGGACAGACCCGGTTTGTGTGTGTGGACGGGCCTGAATTCGATGCCCATCAGGTGGATTTCAACGAAATGCTGATGCGGTTAAAGGCGTATGACAGGTGA
- a CDS encoding 4-alpha-glucanotransferase: MAHLIFTMNYHTAWGEQVCLCGNTPELGDLNEDRAITLDADGGNWSAAVDIEEATDIGYYYFIRKGGYTIRREWGNNRKIHITKGRREFIINDLWKNKSYHSYLYSTVFTDTVFRHERKPLPSKYYPHTLLLNVICPYVSGDQSLMITGECQELGVWDLKLAKPLSYIDEGEWQIMLDAKKLPAKSEYKFVIVDKKSGEAVHWEDGINRLLTATAAHRGNTVQVEMGLLFHYQGFTYRGTGTAIPVFSLRTGDSFGVGDFADLRKMVDWAALTRQQLIQLLPVNDTTATKTWRDSYPYSAISAYALHPIYLGCSDYPLKVKKKQNAFLKEAKELNSLPDLDYEKVLSLKTRYSRELFQQEGEEVLVSEGYIAFYKKNESWLFPYMCYCFLRDKYGCADFREWGDYASYNGTALKEMVDTDAEARVETQFWAFLQYLLHQQFSGVKVYANERGVALKGDIPIGISRNSIDAWVAPDLYHMDTQSGAPPDDFSFFGQNWGFPTYNWQMMEKDGYAWWVNRFRKMADYFDAYRIDHILGFFRIWEIPLDAVQGSLGHFRPALPFWIEEINRAGIPFDEERMVQPFIHEHFLADIFGEHTEEVKREYLEITGWQRFKLKSHCNTQRKVKQLFDNKKDEKSRRICDGLMSLCAEVLFVRDPQDHHRYHPRITVQYTHSYRYLDTHVKEAFNRLYDEFYYHRHNYFWREEAMKKLPVLISSTRMMACGEDLGMVPDCVPSVMHELQMLSLEIERMPKDPFATFTDLQRLPYLSVCTTSTHDMSPLRLWWTENRELTQRYYNEVLHHEGVAPAECNITICRQIIERHLRSSAMWVILPLQDWLSIDEKLRNPDIATERINIPANPEHYWRYRMHISLDDLLKETAFNEKVAALSGR, translated from the coding sequence ATGGCACACCTTATATTTACAATGAATTATCATACCGCATGGGGTGAACAGGTTTGTCTTTGCGGGAATACTCCGGAACTTGGGGATTTAAATGAAGACCGGGCGATCACGCTTGATGCTGATGGAGGCAACTGGTCTGCTGCAGTGGATATTGAAGAGGCAACAGATATTGGCTACTACTATTTCATCAGAAAAGGAGGATATACCATTCGCCGTGAATGGGGGAATAACCGCAAGATCCATATTACAAAGGGGCGGAGAGAATTCATTATCAATGATCTTTGGAAGAATAAATCATATCATTCCTATCTTTATTCCACAGTTTTTACAGATACTGTTTTCAGGCATGAAAGAAAGCCACTCCCTTCAAAATATTATCCTCATACTCTCTTGTTGAATGTGATCTGTCCTTATGTCTCCGGCGATCAGTCATTGATGATCACAGGTGAATGCCAGGAACTGGGTGTATGGGATTTGAAGTTGGCGAAACCGCTCTCTTATATCGATGAAGGGGAGTGGCAAATAATGCTTGATGCAAAAAAACTGCCTGCAAAGAGTGAATATAAATTTGTAATCGTAGATAAAAAAAGCGGTGAGGCGGTACACTGGGAAGATGGTATAAATCGCCTGTTAACAGCAACGGCAGCACATCGGGGAAACACTGTACAGGTGGAAATGGGGTTGCTCTTTCATTATCAGGGATTTACTTATCGGGGTACAGGTACGGCTATTCCTGTCTTCTCCCTGAGGACTGGCGACAGCTTTGGTGTAGGTGACTTCGCCGATCTGCGCAAGATGGTCGACTGGGCAGCACTCACCCGGCAGCAGCTGATCCAGTTGTTACCCGTGAATGATACCACAGCCACTAAAACCTGGCGAGACTCATATCCTTATAGTGCTATTTCAGCCTATGCCCTCCATCCCATATATCTTGGCTGCAGTGATTACCCGTTGAAAGTGAAGAAAAAACAGAATGCTTTCCTGAAAGAGGCAAAAGAGTTGAACAGCTTGCCCGACCTGGATTACGAAAAAGTATTGTCGCTAAAGACCCGCTATAGCCGGGAACTCTTTCAGCAAGAGGGGGAGGAGGTTCTCGTATCGGAAGGTTATATTGCTTTTTATAAAAAGAATGAATCATGGCTTTTCCCCTATATGTGTTATTGCTTCCTGCGTGATAAGTATGGCTGTGCCGATTTCAGGGAGTGGGGGGACTATGCCTCTTACAATGGTACGGCATTGAAGGAGATGGTCGATACCGATGCCGAAGCCAGAGTGGAGACACAATTCTGGGCTTTCCTGCAATACCTGCTTCATCAGCAATTCTCCGGCGTGAAAGTATACGCCAATGAAAGGGGAGTGGCACTAAAAGGAGATATCCCCATCGGTATCAGCCGTAACAGCATAGACGCATGGGTAGCCCCTGACCTCTATCATATGGATACCCAAAGCGGTGCTCCACCCGATGATTTCTCATTCTTCGGCCAGAACTGGGGTTTCCCCACATATAACTGGCAGATGATGGAAAAGGACGGTTATGCCTGGTGGGTAAACCGCTTCCGCAAGATGGCAGATTATTTCGATGCCTACAGGATAGACCATATCCTGGGTTTTTTCCGTATCTGGGAAATACCGCTCGACGCCGTGCAGGGGTCGCTTGGGCACTTTAGGCCTGCCCTGCCTTTTTGGATAGAAGAGATCAATCGTGCGGGAATCCCCTTTGATGAGGAACGGATGGTACAACCGTTTATTCATGAACACTTTCTGGCGGATATTTTTGGGGAGCATACCGAAGAAGTGAAGAGGGAATACCTTGAAATAACAGGGTGGCAGCGGTTTAAATTGAAATCACACTGCAATACCCAAAGAAAAGTTAAACAACTGTTTGATAATAAAAAGGATGAAAAGAGCAGGAGGATATGCGACGGGCTTATGTCTTTGTGCGCAGAAGTGCTCTTCGTGCGTGATCCGCAGGATCATCACCGGTATCATCCGCGTATTACGGTGCAATATACTCATTCATATCGCTATCTTGACACCCACGTAAAGGAGGCGTTCAATCGCCTGTATGACGAATTTTATTATCACCGGCATAACTATTTCTGGCGTGAAGAGGCAATGAAGAAATTACCGGTACTTATCTCATCCACCAGGATGATGGCCTGTGGAGAGGATTTAGGTATGGTTCCCGACTGTGTACCGTCGGTGATGCATGAATTGCAGATGTTGAGTTTGGAGATCGAGCGGATGCCAAAAGACCCATTCGCCACTTTCACCGATCTACAGCGGTTGCCTTATCTGTCGGTATGTACTACTTCCACGCATGACATGTCGCCCCTTCGTCTGTGGTGGACTGAAAACCGGGAACTTACCCAGCGCTATTACAACGAAGTATTGCATCATGAAGGAGTTGCTCCGGCTGAGTGTAATATTACTATCTGCCGGCAGATCATTGAACGTCATCTCCGTTCGTCGGCCATGTGGGTAATCCTGCCGTTGCAGGACTGGCTGTCTATCGATGAAAAACTGCGTAATCCCGATATTGCCACCGAGCGGATCAATATACCAGCAAATCCGGAGCACTACTGGCGTTACAGGATGCATATCTCCCTGGATGACCTGCTTAAAGAAACTGCCTTTAACGAGAAAGTGGCAGCGCTTTCCGGTCGGTAA
- a CDS encoding RNA polymerase sigma factor, whose protein sequence is MNNEEQLLEELRDPRTSRKGFARLVSEYSERLYWQVRKMVISHDDANDILQDVFVKAWMNLENFRGEAKLTTWLYRIAINESITFLNKKRSQNHIALDDDNSFLLNTLESDPYFDGDEAQKLLQKAILTLPEKQRLVFHMKYSEEMKYEDISDILGTSVGALKASYHHAVKKIEKFLSEPH, encoded by the coding sequence ATGAATAACGAGGAACAGTTACTGGAAGAATTACGAGATCCACGAACAAGTCGAAAAGGATTTGCCAGGCTTGTATCCGAATACAGTGAAAGACTCTATTGGCAGGTACGGAAAATGGTGATTTCACATGATGATGCCAACGACATTTTACAGGATGTATTCGTCAAAGCCTGGATGAATCTCGAAAACTTCAGGGGTGAAGCCAAGCTCACTACCTGGCTCTACCGTATTGCCATCAACGAAAGCATCACCTTCCTCAACAAGAAACGTAGTCAAAACCATATCGCTTTGGATGACGACAATTCATTCCTGCTCAACACATTGGAAAGCGATCCCTATTTCGACGGTGACGAAGCACAAAAACTTCTTCAGAAAGCCATTCTTACCCTTCCGGAAAAGCAGCGTCTCGTCTTTCATATGAAATACTCCGAAGAGATGAAATATGAAGATATTTCTGATATATTGGGAACGTCGGTGGGAGCGCTCAAAGCCTCTTACCATCATGCGGTAAAAAAAATTGAAAAATTTTTAAGTGAACCCCATTAA